The following is a genomic window from Maridesulfovibrio frigidus DSM 17176.
GTTGCCGGAGAAATTAGAAGGCTTGCAGATCAAACCTCCGTTGCTGCTCTTGAGATTGAAAATATGATCGGGAACATGCGCGTGGCTGTTGATTCTGGAGTAGTTGAGATGGACAGCTTTGCTTCCGATGTAAGATATGGTGCTGATAAGGCTTCAAAGCTTGGTAAAAAGCTTGATGGTATCATGGGCGGTGTCAGAGATCTCAATCCAAGAATTGAACAGGTCAACGAGGGAATGTCCGCACAGGCCCAAGGTGCTGAGCAGATTAGTGATGCCATGGTTCAACTTTCAGATACCGCGACCCATACTTCAGAAGCTTTAGGTGAGTTTAATAGGGCTGCTACACAGCTAAATGAAGCTGTTCAAGGGCTGCGTAGCGAAGTTACGCGCTTTAAGGTGAGTGAATAATGCTAGTACTTACATTCAGGATAGCTGAATATTCATATGCTATTAAAGCAATGCTGGTCGCAGAGGTAGTACCGCCTGCTATCTACAAAGAGCTGCCGCGTTCACCTGAGTATGTGAATGGTATTTTCAATTATCGGGGGACAATAACCCCGGTTGTGGATCTATCCATGCTAGCGATAGATGCACCGTGTAAACCTATGATGAGTACGCGGGTAATTATTTTAGACCTTGCGGATATTGATGACAGTGAACCGCGCGGTGAGAAATTCCTTGGATTGCTTGCAGAAAATATAACCGAAACTATCAATATTGTTGATTCAGATTTTGAATCTTCAGGACTTGAAATTCCGGATGCCCCATGGCTTGGCAAAGTGGCAAGAGTTGATGGCGGCATGCTTCAGTTGATTGAACCGGGGAAGTTGCTTTCAGATGAGTTGCGAATGGTCCTTTTTCCGAAAGAAGACTCGGCGCAGGCTGCTGGGTAGATTATGAACCTTGAGCCATTTAAGAAAATTCTAAAAAAGGCGATGGGCCTTGCTCCTGATTCTCTTGGAAAGTCCGGGGTAAAGCATGCCTTACAAGTTAGGATGCGTGAGCTTGGATGCGATGAAGCGCAATATTTGAACGTGTTGCGAAATGATGAACGCGAAGTGTCTGAGTTGGTTGAAGAAGTTGTTGTGCCGGAAACGTGGTTTTTTAGAGATACAAAGCCTTTTGAGTTGCTTTCTGAAACAGCTTTAAGTTGCCGGAAGGATTCTTTCAAAGTTTTAAGTGCTCCATGCTCTACAGGTGAGGAACCGTACTCAGTTGCTATGGCTCTTATGGGGGCGGGACTTCCTCAGAAACGTATTAGAGTTGATGCCGTTGATATCAGCGTGCGAGCTTTAGATAAGGCTAAAAAGGGCGTTTATACAGATAATTCTTTCAGGTCTGAGCTTCCCCCTTATGCCGAGGGTTGCTTTGAGAAAAAAGAGCATGGGCGAATTCTTGCGGATCGAGTTAGAAATATAGTAAATTTTTATCCGGGTAATATTGTTGAGGGATGTCTGCCACTTGGACAATATGACGCAATTTTTTGCCGGAATCTCATAATTTATCTCGATGATAATTCTCGGGAGTGCCTAGTCAGGCTATTTAGTGAAAAGCTGAAAAAAGGTGGACTTCTTTTTGTCGGACATGCTGAGGCTTTGCCTATTTTTAACAAATATTTCAGTCCAGTTAGAAGACCGGGTGTGTTTGCTTTTAAAAAGAATGGAGCCGGACCTGTTGAAGGTAGAGCTTGTAAACCTGCTTCTGTAGAGAGGGTTAAAGATTCTCCGGAGTGTGGACGCTCTACGTGTTTGGTACATTCTGTTAGTGATAAAGCTCCGAGGCGTGCGAAGAGAACAATATCTCCTGTAACTACTGTTAAACCTCGTGTGGTTAAAAATATTCAGGTGCAAGTTTCCGAAAAACAACAGTTTTCATTAAAAGATATAAAAGTTCTAGCTGATAGGGGTGAGACTGCAAGGGCTTTAAGTTTGTGTGAAGCAAAGCTTTTAGCTGATGGTCCCCAGCCGGATATGCTGCATTTATGCGGGTTACTTTGTGAGGCGCAGGGGAACCCTGTGAAAGCTGAAGAATATTATAATAAAGCTATTTACCTTAATCCTAAGCATCTGGATTCGTTAATACATCTTTCTTTGCTGGTAGAAACTAGAGGGGATAAGCGAAAGGCCGCTATTCTTCGTAACAGGGTCCAGCGGGCCGAAAATCAAAATGAGGCCGGATAATGCTTGAAACATGTTGGAATGAAATAGGGTATGCTGGCGATAGATCCTGTCCTGAGCTAGTAACGTGGAGCCATTGCTATAATTGTCCACGTTTCACACGGGCGGGATTAAGCCTTTTGGACCGCGCACCGCCTGAAGGTTATCTGGCTGAAAACGCAGAGGCCGTTTCAATCAGTAAAGAGGAAGAAGTCAGGGAAACCGCAGGGGCTGTGGTTTTCAGAATATCAAAAGAATGGCTGGCCCTTACATCGCATGTTTTTGTATCAATTCTTGAGCTTGGGAAGATTAGACCTGTTCCTCATAAAAATGATAAATATTTAAAGGGATTGTCCAGTATACATGGACAGATTGAACCAGTGGTTTCAGTTCGAGAGCTTTTGGGGCTTGAGGAAGAATACCTCACTGATGAGGAAAAAGGATTTAGAGTTTATAACCGATTTGTATGTGTAGACATGGGGTTTGGACGTTGGATTTTTGAGGCTGATGAAGTTTTAGGGGTGCATCACTATTTTGTGGATGCTCTGCTTGATGCTCCCGCGACAGTTTCCAAAGCTCCGGCTGCGTATACCAAAGGGCTGTTTGAAATAGATGATAGGCGAGTGTCTTTGTTGGACGAAGAACTGTTGTTTGAAGCTTTTAATCGCATCATAAAGTAATGGCGGAAATTTTGTACAGTCTGACAGGGAGAATATAACGTGACTCGCGATATGGGCGATCTTTCCATGCTTGAGCTTTTTCGCATGGAGGGTGAAAACCACACCAAGGTGCTATTTTCGGGTTTGCCTGCCCTTATTAAAGACTCGTCTCCTGAAGTTATGGAGCCACTTTTGCGTGCGGCCCAGTCTCTTAGAGGAGCGGCGCGTATTGTCAGCCTTACGGATGCGATAGATGTTGCTGAAGCAATTGAAAAAGTTCTTGAGCATTGCCGTGCCGGTGAAACAGCGGCTTCACCTGAAATAGTTGATGTGCTTCTTTCGGCTACAAAATTTTTGGCGGACCTTGCTGCTGTAGAAGTTGAAGAAATGGACAAGTGGCTTGATGATAATAACGGGCTTCGTTCCGAAATTTTGGCTAAATTTGATGGTGAGCCAGTTGTTGCACCAGCTCCGTCTCAAACTAATATTTCTGAGCCAGAAATTGCGAGTAAGTCAGAGCCAAAACCTGCGAGTACGGCTGAGCCTACTCCTGATCCGAAGCCAAGCCCTGCCAGTGTGAATGTTTCTCTTGCGGATTCTTCCATGCTTGATCTTTTCCGTATGGAGGCAGAATCCCATTCGCAGTCATTAACTTCCGGCCTTCTTGAACTCGAAAAGAATCAGTCTCCCGAAAATGTGGAGCCTTTAATGCGCGCCGCCCATTCACTTAAGGGTGCGGGACGTATTGTCGGGCTTACTGGAGTTGTTGGGATTTCTCATGCGATGGAAGACGTCCTTGAGGCATGTCGTAAGGGCGAAAGAGTGCTGGTATCGCAGGATATAGATAGATTGCTTGCCGCAACAGATTTCTTTTCCGATATGGCCCAATTGGATGCAAGTGAGCTTGAAGAATGGCTGTTTGCCAACGCAAATGCCATACAAAGTGCTGCTGATGATTTGGCAAAACCTATTACCGTAGCAGCAACTGATCCTGTTAAGGATGAAACTTTAAAAGCTGAAATTTCCGCAGATCAAACTGATGCTCAAACTGAGAATAAGACGGAAGTCGAAGAAGAATCTGTTTCAGCTCCCAAAGTAGAAGCTCCTCCGGCTCCTAAGGCTGAGGTCTCTTTAGCTGATCTTTCCATGCTCGATCTTTTCCGTATGGAGGCAGAATCCCACTCACAGTCTTTGACCGCAGGCCTTCTTGAACTGGAAAAGAATCAATCTGCCGACAAAGTAGAGCCATTGATGCGGGCGGCCCATTCCATGAAAGGTGCAGCTAGAATTGTCGGGCTTATGGACGCCGTTGATCTTGCGCATGCTATGGAAGATTTGCTTGTAGCTTGTCAGAAGGGTGAAGTTAAGCTGGTTACTGAGCAGATAGATGTGCTCCTTGCTTCAACTGATATATATGATGAATGCGCTCAGCTTGATACCGACTTAATTCAGGACTTTTTATCATCTAAAAAGCCTGAGATGGATCTGCTGGAAAAGGGGCTGCGTGGCGATTTGGATGAAGTGCGAAAAGTGCTGGCTGAAATTAATTCTGTCGCCGTTTCTTCTGACAACGATCCGGCTGATTCCGACAATTCTGAAGAACCCGCTGTCGGTAGTACTGCCGACGCAACAGGTTCACAGGCTTCCGATACAGATGGATCTACGGTGGCCAAATCTTCTTCTGAAAAAACTACTCCTCCCGCTCGGAAGAGAGTTAAATATCCCGTAAAAAAAGTTTCTAAAACCAGTGAAGCGGTAGTTAGAGTTTCAGCGGAAAATCTTAACAGGTTGATGGCTCTTGCTGGCGAAAGTCTTGTGGAAGCCGGACGTTTGAGTATCTTTGCCGCGGCAATGTTAAGACTTAAAGCTGGTCAGCGCTCTCTGCTGAAAGACGTTGAATCTGCCGTGGAAAGGATAGGAAATGGCGAGCCTTTAGAGTTTGTAATTAATGAAATTAAAGCTGATCTGAGCGAGAATCAAAAAATGCTCTCTGAGCACGCCAGCGAGTTTGACGTTTATCGCAGGCGTTCTGATAATATTTCCGGTAGACTTTATAATGAAGTTATTGCCAGCCGTATGCGTCCTTTCTCTGACGGTGGTAGAGGTTTTCCACGTTTGGTGCGCGACCTTGCAAAGTCCCTTGGTAAGGAAGTCGATTTCATAGTTGAAGGTGAAGCTACTGCTGTTGATAGAGATATTCTTGAGCGGCTTGAAGCTCCGCTTAATCATATAATCCGAAATTCTGTTGATCACGGTATTGAAATGGGACCTGAGCGGGTAGCTGCTGGAAAGCCTTCAAACGGAACTATTAAGGTAATAGCCGGGCATCGGGCAGGTATGCTTTTTATCGAAGTCCGTGACGATGGTAAGGGAATTGATCCCGAGCGTATCAGGGCTAAAGTTGTAGAGAAAAAACTTGCTCCGGGCAGGATGGCCGCTGAAATGAGCCGTGCTGAGCTTATGGAATTTTTGTTTCTTCCGGGCTTCTCAACTGCGGGTAAGGTTACTGAGATTTCAGGACGCGGAGTTGGGCTGGATGTAGTTCATTCCATGGTTCAGGAGGTCGGTGGAACCGTTCGAGCCGATTCTGAACCGGGCGAAGGTATGTCTTTTTCTATGCAGTTGCCACTCACTCTTTCTGTTATCCGAACTCTTTTAGTTGATATTTCAGGCGAGCCGTATGCTGTGCCGCTGAGCCGTATCAGCCGCATTGCTTCCATTTTGCCAGATCAACTTAAGCTCGTTGAAGATAGGCAATATGTCTCTCTCGACAATGCAAATGTTGGGCTTGTTCCTGCTTCGCAAATCCTCGGGACAGCCGTTACTAAAAAAGAAGATGAGAATATTAAGGTCGTTGTTATCAGCGACCGTATGAATAAATATGGCCTTGTGGTTGACGATTTTATGGGTGAACAGGATCTTGTAGTTAGACCCCTCGACAGTCGATTCGGGAAAGTTCCTGATATCAATTCCGTTGCGCTCATGCCGGATGGTTCACCTGTCTTAATTTTAGATGCTGAGGATCTTGTCCGCTCTATTGATAATCTTCTTTCGGGCGGAAGGCTTACGAAAGTAGGGATGGATGCTGTTAATACTGGTCCTGTACAGCGTATTTTAGTTGTCGATGATTCCCTTACCGTTCGCGAGGTTGAACGCAAACTTCTAGCTAATCATGGTTACGAAGTTGATACCGCTGTGGATGGTATGGATGGATTTAATGCCGTTGTAACAGGTGATTACGATCTCGTTGTAACTGATGTTGATATGCCTCGGATGAATGGACTGGAGCTTACTAGAAAGATTAAATCAAATCCTGATTATAAGGCGATTCCTGTCATGATGGTATCATATAAAGATCGAGAGGAAGATAAGTTGCGCGGACTTGAAGCCGGAGCTGATTACTATCTGACCAAGAGCAGCTTTCATGATGAAACTCTGCTG
Proteins encoded in this region:
- a CDS encoding Hpt domain-containing protein, which produces MTRDMGDLSMLELFRMEGENHTKVLFSGLPALIKDSSPEVMEPLLRAAQSLRGAARIVSLTDAIDVAEAIEKVLEHCRAGETAASPEIVDVLLSATKFLADLAAVEVEEMDKWLDDNNGLRSEILAKFDGEPVVAPAPSQTNISEPEIASKSEPKPASTAEPTPDPKPSPASVNVSLADSSMLDLFRMEAESHSQSLTSGLLELEKNQSPENVEPLMRAAHSLKGAGRIVGLTGVVGISHAMEDVLEACRKGERVLVSQDIDRLLAATDFFSDMAQLDASELEEWLFANANAIQSAADDLAKPITVAATDPVKDETLKAEISADQTDAQTENKTEVEEESVSAPKVEAPPAPKAEVSLADLSMLDLFRMEAESHSQSLTAGLLELEKNQSADKVEPLMRAAHSMKGAARIVGLMDAVDLAHAMEDLLVACQKGEVKLVTEQIDVLLASTDIYDECAQLDTDLIQDFLSSKKPEMDLLEKGLRGDLDEVRKVLAEINSVAVSSDNDPADSDNSEEPAVGSTADATGSQASDTDGSTVAKSSSEKTTPPARKRVKYPVKKVSKTSEAVVRVSAENLNRLMALAGESLVEAGRLSIFAAAMLRLKAGQRSLLKDVESAVERIGNGEPLEFVINEIKADLSENQKMLSEHASEFDVYRRRSDNISGRLYNEVIASRMRPFSDGGRGFPRLVRDLAKSLGKEVDFIVEGEATAVDRDILERLEAPLNHIIRNSVDHGIEMGPERVAAGKPSNGTIKVIAGHRAGMLFIEVRDDGKGIDPERIRAKVVEKKLAPGRMAAEMSRAELMEFLFLPGFSTAGKVTEISGRGVGLDVVHSMVQEVGGTVRADSEPGEGMSFSMQLPLTLSVIRTLLVDISGEPYAVPLSRISRIASILPDQLKLVEDRQYVSLDNANVGLVPASQILGTAVTKKEDENIKVVVISDRMNKYGLVVDDFMGEQDLVVRPLDSRFGKVPDINSVALMPDGSPVLILDAEDLVRSIDNLLSGGRLTKVGMDAVNTGPVQRILVVDDSLTVREVERKLLANHGYEVDTAVDGMDGFNAVVTGDYDLVVTDVDMPRMNGLELTRKIKSNPDYKAIPVMMVSYKDREEDKLRGLEAGADYYLTKSSFHDETLLTAVEDLIGGITK
- a CDS encoding CheR family methyltransferase, which codes for MNLEPFKKILKKAMGLAPDSLGKSGVKHALQVRMRELGCDEAQYLNVLRNDEREVSELVEEVVVPETWFFRDTKPFELLSETALSCRKDSFKVLSAPCSTGEEPYSVAMALMGAGLPQKRIRVDAVDISVRALDKAKKGVYTDNSFRSELPPYAEGCFEKKEHGRILADRVRNIVNFYPGNIVEGCLPLGQYDAIFCRNLIIYLDDNSRECLVRLFSEKLKKGGLLFVGHAEALPIFNKYFSPVRRPGVFAFKKNGAGPVEGRACKPASVERVKDSPECGRSTCLVHSVSDKAPRRAKRTISPVTTVKPRVVKNIQVQVSEKQQFSLKDIKVLADRGETARALSLCEAKLLADGPQPDMLHLCGLLCEAQGNPVKAEEYYNKAIYLNPKHLDSLIHLSLLVETRGDKRKAAILRNRVQRAENQNEAG
- a CDS encoding chemotaxis protein CheW; the encoded protein is MLETCWNEIGYAGDRSCPELVTWSHCYNCPRFTRAGLSLLDRAPPEGYLAENAEAVSISKEEEVRETAGAVVFRISKEWLALTSHVFVSILELGKIRPVPHKNDKYLKGLSSIHGQIEPVVSVRELLGLEEEYLTDEEKGFRVYNRFVCVDMGFGRWIFEADEVLGVHHYFVDALLDAPATVSKAPAAYTKGLFEIDDRRVSLLDEELLFEAFNRIIK
- a CDS encoding chemotaxis protein CheW, with the translated sequence MLVLTFRIAEYSYAIKAMLVAEVVPPAIYKELPRSPEYVNGIFNYRGTITPVVDLSMLAIDAPCKPMMSTRVIILDLADIDDSEPRGEKFLGLLAENITETINIVDSDFESSGLEIPDAPWLGKVARVDGGMLQLIEPGKLLSDELRMVLFPKEDSAQAAG